A single window of Halobacillus naozhouensis DNA harbors:
- a CDS encoding acyl-CoA carboxylase subunit beta, with protein sequence MSQTLEHMKEKVSSGGSPKYHEKNHEKGKMFVRERLRQLFDDNLNIEDAFFANCTDGSLPADGVVTGIGKINGEQVCVMANDSTVKAGSWGARTVEKIIRIQETAMKLEVPMLYLVDSAGARITDQVDMFPNRRGAGRIFHNQIKLSGRVPQICLLFGPSAAGGAYIPAFCDIVVMVDGNASMYLGSPRMAEKVIGEKVTLEEMGGANMHCSISGCGDVLAKDEPEAIAYARNYLSYFPSNFRNSAKRQEPVKPASLEKTISEIIPENQNAPFNMYDLIDRLIDEGSFCEIKKKFAPEIITGLSRIDGRPVGIIANQPRAKGGVLFPDSADKSAKFMQLCDAFNIPLLFLVDIPGFMIGTKVERAGIIRHGAKMLSAMSEATVPKISVIVRKAYGAGLYAMAGPAFEPDACIALPSAQIAVMGPEAAVNAVYANKIAELDEADRPAFIKEKQEEYKENIDIYRLASELVVDDIVQPDRLRDDLSLRFEAYSNKNVTFTERKHGVYPV encoded by the coding sequence ATGAGTCAAACATTAGAACATATGAAGGAAAAAGTGTCTTCAGGCGGTTCGCCAAAATATCACGAAAAGAATCATGAAAAGGGAAAGATGTTTGTTCGGGAACGGCTTAGACAATTATTTGATGATAATTTAAATATTGAGGATGCTTTTTTTGCCAATTGTACAGACGGTTCTCTGCCGGCAGACGGTGTCGTAACGGGAATCGGTAAAATCAACGGGGAACAAGTTTGTGTGATGGCCAATGATTCAACTGTGAAGGCGGGTTCTTGGGGAGCTCGCACCGTTGAAAAGATTATCCGTATTCAAGAGACGGCGATGAAACTAGAGGTTCCCATGCTTTACTTAGTGGATTCAGCTGGGGCGAGAATAACTGATCAGGTTGATATGTTCCCTAACCGCAGAGGCGCTGGACGTATTTTCCATAACCAAATCAAACTATCCGGGCGCGTACCGCAAATTTGCTTGCTTTTTGGGCCTTCAGCTGCAGGAGGAGCATACATACCTGCTTTCTGTGACATTGTCGTCATGGTGGATGGCAATGCCTCGATGTATTTAGGTTCACCACGAATGGCAGAGAAAGTTATCGGCGAGAAGGTAACACTTGAGGAAATGGGCGGGGCTAACATGCATTGTTCTATTTCTGGCTGTGGAGATGTGCTCGCTAAAGACGAACCGGAAGCCATTGCTTATGCAAGGAACTATTTATCCTATTTTCCTTCAAATTTCCGCAATTCAGCAAAACGGCAAGAACCTGTTAAACCAGCTTCGTTAGAAAAGACAATTTCAGAAATTATTCCAGAGAATCAAAATGCTCCCTTTAATATGTACGACCTTATCGATCGATTAATTGACGAAGGGTCATTTTGTGAAATTAAAAAGAAATTTGCTCCTGAAATTATTACAGGGTTGTCGCGAATTGACGGGCGCCCTGTCGGAATCATTGCCAATCAGCCGAGAGCAAAAGGCGGGGTTTTATTCCCTGATTCTGCCGACAAATCGGCTAAATTCATGCAGCTTTGCGATGCTTTCAATATTCCGCTGCTCTTCCTTGTAGATATTCCAGGGTTCATGATCGGAACGAAAGTAGAACGGGCAGGCATCATCCGTCATGGGGCAAAAATGTTGTCAGCGATGAGTGAAGCAACGGTACCGAAGATTTCCGTGATTGTGCGGAAAGCATATGGAGCGGGACTTTATGCAATGGCTGGACCAGCCTTTGAACCAGATGCTTGTATAGCACTTCCTTCCGCGCAGATTGCTGTTATGGGGCCGGAGGCAGCTGTTAACGCCGTTTACGCTAATAAAATTGCTGAACTAGATGAAGCAGATCGTCCTGCTTTTATTAAAGAAAAACAAGAGGAATACAAAGAAAATATTGATATCTATCGCTTAGCTTCAGAATTAGTTGTTGATGATATTGTTCAACCGGACCGACTGAGAGATGATTTATCATTAAGGTTTGAAGCCTATTCCAACAAAAACGTTACGTTTACGGAGCGTAAACATGGTGTTTATCCTGTATAA
- a CDS encoding AMP-binding protein produces MSTYEAAWVPTNEQIRNTRLYKWMKKHGYEDYDAFQKKSTEDIGWFWDQAVSELGIEWDQHYSKTLDLSSGIKYPDWFVNGKMNVVHNALDKWARKDEKKNDIALYWEGDDGAKRSFTYAELYEEVNAFSNGLEKLGLGKGDVVTIYLPMLPETLISMLAVSKIGAIFCPTFSGYKSEAIATRIQAAESKVLITADGFYRRGKSINMKDEADQAADACETLEHVIVVERTQQNVTWKDKRDLTFNQVKDHNKTYETKSTSADDPYMLIYTSGTTGKPKGVLHTHAGFPIKSAFDAGMCMDVTSEDTIFWYTDMGWMMGPFLVYGGLMNGASIVMFEGTPDYPQPDRLWELVERYQVTHLGISPTLIRSMIKHGLDWIEKHDLSSLKLIGSTGEPWNPEPWHWLFKNVGHSHVPIFNYSGGTEVSGGIFGNVLVKPIQPVTFNAALPGMDVDVYDDNGQSLVNEVGELVLKQPWVGMTKGFYKDNQRYEQSYWNRFEDTWVHGDWVTVDEEGYYTITGRSDDVLNVAGKRLGPAEVESVLVSHDAIIEAGVIGVPHEVKGEEAVAFVVLKQEQTTSLLDELKDYLAHKLGKALAPKKVFAVQDLPKTRNAKVMRRAIKSAYLNEPSGDLSALENPDAVNKIRSIGQNHPIKK; encoded by the coding sequence ATGTCTACATATGAAGCTGCATGGGTTCCTACAAATGAACAAATACGAAACACGCGACTCTACAAATGGATGAAAAAACACGGTTATGAAGATTATGATGCTTTTCAAAAAAAATCGACCGAAGATATAGGATGGTTTTGGGACCAAGCGGTATCAGAACTTGGTATCGAGTGGGATCAGCACTATTCAAAAACACTTGATCTCTCCTCTGGAATTAAATATCCTGATTGGTTTGTAAACGGAAAGATGAATGTGGTTCACAATGCCCTGGATAAATGGGCCCGCAAAGACGAGAAAAAAAATGATATCGCCCTATATTGGGAAGGTGACGATGGGGCAAAACGTTCATTCACGTATGCTGAACTCTACGAGGAAGTGAATGCGTTTTCAAACGGATTAGAGAAACTAGGCTTAGGAAAAGGCGATGTTGTGACCATCTACTTGCCAATGCTTCCTGAAACGCTGATTTCCATGCTGGCGGTTTCGAAAATCGGCGCGATATTTTGCCCGACCTTTTCTGGATACAAATCTGAAGCTATAGCGACACGAATCCAGGCTGCCGAGTCAAAAGTATTAATTACTGCCGACGGTTTTTATCGCAGGGGCAAATCTATTAATATGAAAGACGAAGCTGACCAGGCTGCCGATGCTTGTGAAACGCTCGAGCACGTAATCGTAGTTGAGCGTACCCAACAGAATGTTACCTGGAAGGACAAGCGTGATCTGACATTTAATCAAGTGAAAGATCACAATAAAACTTATGAGACGAAATCAACCTCAGCTGATGATCCTTACATGCTCATTTATACTTCTGGAACAACAGGAAAGCCTAAGGGAGTGCTTCATACACATGCCGGTTTCCCCATCAAATCTGCTTTTGATGCAGGGATGTGTATGGACGTTACTTCAGAGGATACGATTTTCTGGTATACCGATATGGGATGGATGATGGGGCCTTTTCTCGTCTATGGGGGCTTAATGAATGGTGCCTCAATTGTTATGTTTGAAGGAACTCCTGACTACCCACAGCCAGACCGTTTGTGGGAACTGGTCGAGCGTTATCAGGTGACACATCTTGGTATTTCTCCAACTCTAATTCGATCCATGATCAAGCATGGGCTGGATTGGATAGAAAAACATGACTTATCCTCATTAAAGCTAATCGGATCAACGGGAGAACCTTGGAATCCTGAACCGTGGCATTGGTTATTTAAAAATGTTGGTCATTCCCATGTCCCTATTTTTAACTACTCTGGTGGAACTGAGGTTTCCGGCGGGATATTTGGAAATGTCCTCGTTAAGCCTATTCAGCCCGTTACCTTTAATGCAGCTTTGCCAGGCATGGACGTTGATGTATATGACGACAATGGTCAATCGCTTGTCAATGAAGTTGGCGAGCTCGTTTTAAAACAACCATGGGTGGGAATGACTAAAGGATTCTATAAAGATAATCAACGATATGAACAATCCTACTGGAACAGATTTGAAGACACTTGGGTCCATGGGGACTGGGTCACAGTTGATGAAGAAGGTTACTACACGATCACCGGCCGTTCCGATGACGTATTAAACGTAGCGGGAAAGCGTTTAGGACCAGCGGAAGTTGAATCCGTTCTCGTGTCCCATGATGCTATAATTGAGGCCGGGGTAATTGGCGTTCCGCATGAAGTCAAAGGCGAAGAAGCAGTAGCTTTTGTTGTATTAAAACAGGAACAGACGACATCATTGCTCGACGAACTCAAAGATTATTTAGCCCATAAGCTGGGAAAAGCTCTTGCACCGAAAAAAGTATTTGCTGTGCAGGACTTACCTAAAACCCGAAATGCTAAAGTCATGAGACGGGCGATTAAATCAGCTTATTTAAATGAACCATCTGGAGACTTAAGTGCTCTTGAGAATCCTGATGCCGTAAATAAAATCAGATCAATCGGACAAAATCACCCTATAAAAAAATAA
- a CDS encoding NAD-dependent epimerase/dehydratase family protein — MRIIVAGGDGFCGWPTALYLSKQGHDVTIVDNLVRRKIDDELNSNSVTPIATLEERVEKWEELTGKEIQTFTGDLNHYDFLREVFRQTNPDAFVHFAEQRSAPYSMIDREHAVYTQSNNVIGNLNVLYAIKEFAPECHLIKLGTMGEYGTPNIDIEEGYIEIEHKGRKDLLPYPKQPGSFYHLSKVHDSHNIMFACKIWGIRATDLNQGVVYGLHTEETKMDPVLANRVDYDGVYGTALNRFINQAAIGHDITVYGSGGQTRAFLNIEDTVRCVEIAAENPADQGEFRVFNQFTEWFSVNDLAERVQKIAKEEGLDTQVKKIENPRIESEEHYYNAVNTKLRDLGLEPHLLTDDVIRDILRVAVENKERIIEENVLPSITWK; from the coding sequence ATGAGAATTATTGTAGCAGGGGGAGATGGGTTCTGTGGTTGGCCAACCGCATTGTACCTATCCAAACAAGGACATGACGTCACCATTGTAGATAACTTGGTACGCAGAAAGATTGATGACGAGTTAAATTCTAATTCTGTAACACCAATTGCAACATTAGAAGAACGAGTAGAAAAGTGGGAAGAGTTGACCGGAAAAGAGATTCAAACGTTCACTGGGGATCTAAATCATTACGATTTTCTACGTGAAGTATTCCGCCAGACAAATCCTGATGCTTTCGTACATTTTGCTGAGCAGCGTTCAGCTCCATACTCTATGATTGATCGCGAACACGCAGTTTACACGCAGTCAAATAATGTGATCGGGAACTTAAACGTCCTTTATGCGATCAAAGAATTTGCTCCGGAATGTCACCTTATTAAATTAGGAACTATGGGAGAATATGGGACACCGAATATTGATATAGAAGAAGGGTATATTGAAATCGAACACAAAGGACGGAAAGATTTGCTTCCTTATCCGAAACAGCCTGGTTCGTTTTATCATTTATCAAAAGTACATGATAGCCATAATATTATGTTTGCATGTAAAATCTGGGGTATCCGTGCAACTGACTTAAATCAAGGTGTTGTTTATGGATTACATACAGAGGAAACGAAAATGGACCCTGTACTCGCAAACCGTGTTGATTACGATGGGGTGTACGGAACTGCCTTGAATCGTTTTATCAATCAAGCTGCAATTGGTCATGATATTACGGTATATGGCAGCGGTGGACAGACACGTGCCTTTTTAAACATTGAAGATACAGTGCGTTGTGTGGAAATTGCCGCAGAAAATCCGGCAGACCAAGGCGAATTTCGCGTGTTCAACCAATTTACGGAGTGGTTCTCCGTAAATGATCTGGCTGAGAGAGTTCAGAAAATCGCTAAAGAAGAGGGACTTGACACACAAGTTAAGAAGATTGAAAACCCTCGCATTGAATCAGAAGAACATTATTATAATGCAGTAAACACGAAACTTCGTGATCTTGGTCTTGAACCACACCTGCTAACAGATGATGTGATTCGGGATATTTTACGGGTAGCTGTAGAGAATAAAGAACGAATTATTGAAGAGAATGTTTTACCATCTATAACTTGGAAGTAA
- a CDS encoding glycosyltransferase family 4 protein: protein MKIAIITETFLPSTDGVVTRLKEAIKYLRKQDHDVIVIAPDLGVTEYEGAIVEGVKTTTMPFYRSKKFSMPQKKVKKLLQKHNPDLVHVVNPAFVGAAGVYYASKLNFPLLASYHTHVPKYLNYYRLYPFVPAVWWYFRKLHNFADLNLCTSKAIQGELFEKNFHNVHVWDRGVAIDHYHPHHKNEAMRERLSGGEPGNKLLVFVGRLAPEKEIEKIKPLLEKRDDLSLAIVGDGPNKEALENTFADTKTIFTGLLHGDELAQAFASSDALIFPSVTETLGLVILESMASGLPVIAAKSGPTMEQVEDGRTGLLFENENTDSMIEAVDRLEDEQLYQHLSKNAREEAEKHSWQKPAKQILDYYHQTLEVYQQNQAKTTKKSKIKVTE, encoded by the coding sequence TTGAAGATCGCCATCATAACAGAGACATTTTTGCCATCAACGGATGGAGTCGTAACAAGGCTGAAGGAAGCAATTAAATATTTGCGCAAACAAGATCATGACGTTATTGTTATTGCTCCAGACCTGGGTGTAACAGAATATGAGGGTGCGATTGTCGAAGGCGTGAAGACTACGACAATGCCTTTTTACCGTTCTAAAAAGTTTTCTATGCCTCAGAAAAAGGTGAAAAAGCTGCTTCAAAAGCATAACCCTGACTTGGTTCACGTCGTTAACCCTGCTTTTGTGGGAGCGGCGGGGGTTTATTATGCCAGCAAGCTGAATTTCCCTTTACTTGCTTCTTATCATACACATGTACCTAAATATTTAAATTATTATCGTCTATACCCATTTGTCCCTGCAGTATGGTGGTATTTTCGAAAGCTGCACAACTTCGCAGATCTGAATTTATGTACCTCGAAGGCTATTCAGGGCGAACTATTCGAGAAAAATTTCCACAATGTCCATGTATGGGACAGGGGAGTTGCCATTGATCATTACCATCCTCATCATAAAAATGAGGCAATGCGAGAACGACTTTCTGGTGGTGAACCTGGCAATAAACTTCTTGTTTTTGTTGGGAGACTGGCACCGGAGAAGGAAATTGAAAAGATAAAACCGCTTCTCGAAAAACGTGATGATCTGTCCCTGGCTATTGTAGGAGATGGACCGAATAAGGAAGCACTTGAGAATACATTTGCCGATACAAAGACCATCTTTACCGGTTTACTTCATGGAGATGAATTAGCTCAAGCCTTCGCTTCTTCTGATGCTTTAATTTTCCCGTCTGTAACGGAAACATTAGGACTTGTCATTTTAGAATCAATGGCTTCTGGATTGCCAGTAATTGCGGCGAAGAGCGGACCGACAATGGAACAGGTAGAAGATGGACGTACAGGTCTATTATTTGAAAATGAAAACACGGACAGCATGATTGAGGCTGTCGATCGTTTAGAAGATGAACAGCTATATCAGCACTTAAGCAAAAATGCCAGAGAAGAAGCAGAAAAACACAGTTGGCAGAAACCAGCCAAGCAAATTCTCGATTATTATCATCAAACTTTAGAGGTTTATCAACAAAACCAGGCAAAAACAACAAAAAAATCAAAGATTAAAGTCACAGAGTAA
- a CDS encoding cytochrome P450 family protein — MSYKNGSNETYVKLFSSEFNQDPYPTFSKLRQEDPIHQTLLPNGQYSWIITRYEDAVAVLKDPRFIKDYTSFPGEEEQEEEQAVSNIFVKNMLFSDPPDHRRLRGLVQKAFTPKMIEGLRGRIEEITNELLNKVQSKGEMNLIDDFAFPLPIIIICEMLGVPSQDRDKFRTWSNTLVEASNDPEEAAQLQTHMTEFVMYLRQLCAARRQEPEDDMISKLIQSEEEGDSLSEQELYGVISLLIIAGHETTVNLITNGVFALLENPEQKAQLINDPSLIESALEEFLRYNGPVEFSTDRWAADAVELRGKTIAKGDHVIVALDSANRDPEQFSDPEVFDITRGKSKHLSFGKGIHFCLGAPLARLEAEVAVTNLLRRMPDLQINSAPETLEWRPGILMRGLKELPVAF; from the coding sequence ATGTCATACAAAAATGGAAGCAATGAAACTTATGTAAAGCTATTTTCATCTGAGTTCAACCAAGACCCTTACCCAACTTTCAGTAAACTGAGACAGGAGGATCCAATCCATCAAACGTTATTGCCAAACGGCCAGTATTCTTGGATTATAACGCGCTATGAAGATGCTGTAGCCGTTCTAAAAGATCCCCGATTTATTAAGGACTATACTTCTTTTCCAGGGGAGGAAGAACAAGAGGAAGAGCAGGCAGTTTCGAATATATTTGTCAAAAACATGCTTTTTTCTGATCCACCTGATCACAGACGGCTGCGGGGGCTCGTTCAAAAGGCTTTTACACCCAAAATGATTGAAGGTCTAAGAGGAAGAATTGAAGAAATTACTAATGAATTGCTTAATAAGGTCCAGTCAAAAGGTGAAATGAATTTAATTGATGACTTCGCATTTCCCTTACCGATTATTATCATTTGTGAAATGCTAGGTGTTCCCAGTCAGGACCGTGACAAGTTTCGAACCTGGTCGAATACGCTTGTAGAAGCCTCTAATGATCCAGAAGAAGCTGCGCAACTCCAAACACATATGACAGAATTTGTGATGTATCTCAGACAGTTATGTGCTGCACGACGCCAGGAGCCTGAAGATGATATGATTAGTAAACTAATTCAATCTGAAGAAGAAGGAGACAGCCTTTCTGAGCAGGAACTTTATGGCGTAATCTCTTTATTAATCATAGCTGGACACGAGACAACCGTTAATCTAATTACAAATGGGGTATTTGCATTACTCGAAAATCCTGAACAAAAAGCACAGCTAATAAACGATCCGTCTTTAATAGAGTCCGCTCTGGAAGAATTCCTTCGTTACAATGGTCCAGTTGAATTCAGCACGGACAGATGGGCTGCTGATGCTGTGGAATTACGGGGTAAAACCATTGCAAAAGGAGACCACGTGATCGTCGCACTGGACTCCGCAAATCGCGATCCAGAACAGTTTTCGGATCCAGAAGTTTTTGATATTACCCGCGGTAAAAGCAAACACCTTTCTTTTGGAAAAGGAATTCACTTTTGTCTGGGGGCTCCACTTGCCAGATTAGAAGCAGAAGTGGCTGTGACAAATTTATTAAGACGTATGCCTGATCTCCAAATCAATTCTGCTCCTGAAACATTGGAGTGGCGCCCTGGTATTCTGATGCGTGGTTTAAAAGAATTGCCTGTAGCATTTTGA
- a CDS encoding DUF2512 family protein has protein sequence MRYIKAFFIKLVMMTAILWFFLGVFFGISLADILITSIGLTIVSFIVGDLLILPKLGNMIATIADMGVASLGIWLLGSLLFEESVPLGTVSFFLAVAITIGEFLFHGYMKKMILKGLSSREKTTTDLYAEK, from the coding sequence ATGAGGTATATTAAAGCATTTTTCATAAAACTTGTGATGATGACGGCAATATTATGGTTTTTTTTAGGGGTCTTCTTTGGAATCTCCTTGGCGGATATCCTAATTACAAGCATAGGTTTAACAATTGTTTCGTTTATAGTAGGTGATTTGTTAATCTTACCTAAGTTAGGGAATATGATAGCGACAATAGCTGATATGGGGGTAGCGTCTCTCGGGATCTGGCTTTTAGGATCCTTATTATTTGAAGAATCCGTACCGTTAGGAACCGTATCTTTCTTTTTAGCCGTAGCCATTACCATCGGAGAGTTTTTATTCCATGGTTACATGAAGAAAATGATTCTGAAAGGTTTATCTTCAAGAGAAAAAACAACAACAGATCTCTATGCAGAAAAATAA
- a CDS encoding endonuclease I family protein: protein MNLTPEQKKKILPVTTDQHRMKELISELTRDKEKIKKDDKVYYDEKKDKKVIEQYYSKIDFDNEDENKFMQSLGMLLKETHTNPLSYDPSEYVYPWVDLRPDGDLISIYSGKQRRPEDVMREDHETSLRRQQEVKNITETDDDQMKSELHRMEKEFKYNCEHAVPQSWFNEQEPMRGDLHHLFTCEPVCNSIRSNYPYYDFTNYNPGNISVERIEESCGKAEEELFEPEFAKGTVARAMLYFLLRYPSQIEQKYQKRIDSELLLDWHQKFQPSLYEKHRNQAIYQLQGNRNPYIDFPDMFV from the coding sequence GTGAACTTAACACCCGAACAAAAGAAAAAGATTCTCCCTGTGACCACTGATCAACATCGTATGAAAGAACTTATTTCTGAATTGACCAGGGATAAAGAGAAAATTAAAAAAGATGATAAGGTCTATTACGATGAGAAAAAGGATAAGAAAGTCATCGAGCAGTATTATAGCAAGATCGATTTTGACAATGAAGACGAAAATAAATTCATGCAGTCTTTAGGGATGCTCCTTAAGGAAACCCATACGAATCCTTTGTCATATGACCCAAGCGAGTATGTTTATCCGTGGGTAGATTTGAGACCAGATGGTGATCTGATTAGTATTTATTCCGGGAAACAAAGAAGGCCCGAGGATGTTATGCGTGAGGATCATGAAACTTCCTTACGACGCCAACAAGAAGTAAAAAACATAACTGAAACAGACGATGATCAGATGAAATCAGAACTTCACCGAATGGAAAAAGAGTTCAAATATAATTGTGAGCATGCTGTTCCCCAATCCTGGTTTAATGAACAGGAACCGATGCGTGGTGACCTGCACCACTTATTTACCTGTGAACCTGTATGCAATTCAATTAGATCTAATTATCCTTATTATGATTTTACAAATTATAATCCAGGAAATATAAGTGTGGAGCGCATAGAGGAGTCATGCGGGAAAGCAGAGGAGGAATTATTCGAACCAGAATTCGCAAAAGGAACTGTAGCCAGAGCAATGCTGTATTTCCTTTTAAGATACCCTAGCCAAATTGAGCAGAAATATCAGAAGAGGATTGATTCAGAACTGTTGCTAGATTGGCATCAAAAATTTCAGCCCTCTCTTTATGAAAAACACCGAAACCAGGCGATTTATCAGCTGCAGGGGAACCGCAATCCATATATTGATTTTCCTGACATGTTTGTATAG
- a CDS encoding DUF3889 domain-containing protein gives MYSHYSNRHWANPMVYTPFIAYPFHNYRGYVPYYYRQQTVRGQATWTEGGQVTQCGIPWSENQYMTAAIGENSPYQCGQTLKIKNLASQREIVVTIVDRVPGYPPNKINLHRQAFQTLGGNLDAGVMNIEITPSPELEEEKWGKYLLEVTQAAYPSYNVIEYNSIEKTQLSATQVQETYEYILTSPQERIKVRGNVIYNPETDRVISFDIKEV, from the coding sequence ATGTATTCTCATTACTCGAATAGGCACTGGGCCAATCCAATGGTATACACTCCATTTATAGCCTATCCTTTCCATAACTACAGAGGCTATGTGCCGTATTATTATCGTCAACAGACGGTGAGAGGCCAAGCGACTTGGACAGAAGGAGGACAGGTTACGCAGTGCGGGATTCCGTGGTCAGAAAATCAGTATATGACGGCAGCCATCGGAGAAAATTCTCCCTATCAATGTGGGCAGACTCTTAAGATTAAAAACTTAGCTTCACAGAGAGAAATAGTGGTAACCATCGTGGACAGAGTGCCAGGATATCCTCCAAATAAAATTAATCTGCATCGTCAAGCTTTTCAAACACTAGGGGGGAATTTAGACGCGGGTGTCATGAATATTGAAATTACCCCATCCCCTGAATTAGAGGAAGAGAAATGGGGGAAGTATTTATTAGAAGTTACCCAAGCTGCCTATCCAAGCTATAATGTAATTGAATATAATTCAATTGAAAAAACGCAACTATCTGCTACACAAGTGCAAGAAACATATGAATATATTTTAACGTCACCACAGGAGCGAATTAAGGTCCGGGGAAATGTTATTTATAATCCTGAGACAGACAGAGTAATTTCATTTGATATTAAGGAAGTGTGA
- the tlp gene encoding small acid-soluble spore protein Tlp, translated as MAKPDDRSNNKERIEKNIGHTLQNMDEANDYVKAHSEEMSKDEMDQIQEKNQRREESIEGLREELKDEGKR; from the coding sequence ATGGCAAAACCAGACGATCGTTCTAATAATAAAGAGAGAATTGAAAAAAACATCGGTCACACTTTGCAAAATATGGATGAAGCAAATGATTATGTTAAAGCGCATTCTGAAGAAATGAGCAAAGACGAAATGGATCAAATTCAGGAGAAGAATCAACGACGCGAAGAAAGTATTGAAGGTTTACGCGAAGAACTTAAGGATGAAGGTAAAAGGTAA
- a CDS encoding CHY zinc finger protein, with translation MCKRHPFVKGVNVDHHTRCAHYHTEVDIIAIKFYCCNEYYACYFCHQEVSNHAVSKWPRNRWNERAILCGNCENDLTISEYMASSYCPHCKSRFNEKCSNHFHLYFDMTDPSSDITCNS, from the coding sequence ATGTGCAAACGTCATCCTTTTGTCAAAGGAGTAAATGTTGATCATCATACAAGATGTGCTCATTACCATACCGAGGTAGATATTATCGCGATTAAATTTTACTGCTGCAATGAATATTATGCTTGCTATTTTTGCCATCAGGAGGTTTCAAACCACGCTGTCTCAAAGTGGCCTCGAAACCGCTGGAATGAACGAGCTATTCTTTGTGGAAACTGTGAAAATGACCTAACCATTTCTGAATATATGGCTTCATCATATTGTCCTCATTGCAAAAGCCGCTTTAATGAAAAATGCAGTAACCACTTCCATCTTTACTTTGACATGACTGATCCATCTTCAGACATCACTTGCAATTCGTAA
- a CDS encoding RNA polymerase sigma factor, translating into MRPLVHNTPIAKETDFEAAIKNYIPDLQKYCLSLTKSKWDGGDLMQDTLAKAYKDWIRSQKPIVKAYLFRIASNTWIDGHRKTKIKEELGKDLSVFSQKETSISDPVYRAIELLLRELSPKQRVVMLLVEGLGLTAKETAEMLSASEGSIKATLHRARKKVKKINYSYENSDRGGEDPILYVTALRNGNPSTFVQFYHQETQGLRMIMGDLESRLATLPAAHTIKGEACAYLLLSFATKKGDILFIPFYQEELFALLLQIKEGSKGLLLAS; encoded by the coding sequence ATGCGGCCGCTTGTTCATAACACTCCAATTGCAAAGGAAACAGATTTTGAGGCAGCTATAAAGAACTATATACCTGATTTACAGAAATATTGTCTCTCCCTGACTAAATCAAAGTGGGATGGGGGAGATCTTATGCAGGATACGTTAGCAAAGGCTTATAAAGACTGGATCAGGAGCCAGAAACCGATAGTTAAGGCATATTTATTTCGAATCGCTTCAAACACCTGGATTGACGGCCACCGTAAAACCAAAATTAAAGAGGAATTGGGCAAAGACTTATCAGTGTTTAGCCAAAAGGAGACCTCAATCTCTGATCCTGTTTACCGAGCCATAGAACTGCTTCTTAGAGAATTATCGCCTAAACAGCGAGTGGTCATGTTATTGGTAGAAGGACTTGGGCTTACTGCAAAAGAAACTGCTGAAATGCTCTCTGCTAGTGAAGGTTCAATTAAAGCTACCCTCCATCGCGCTCGTAAAAAGGTAAAAAAGATAAATTACTCTTACGAAAATTCAGACCGTGGGGGAGAGGATCCAATTCTTTATGTAACGGCGCTTCGCAATGGAAATCCGTCCACTTTTGTACAGTTTTATCACCAAGAAACACAAGGTTTACGCATGATAATGGGGGACCTTGAGTCAAGGCTTGCTACCTTGCCTGCAGCTCATACGATTAAAGGAGAAGCCTGTGCTTACCTGTTACTTTCCTTCGCCACAAAAAAAGGAGATATCTTGTTTATTCCTTTTTATCAAGAAGAGTTATTTGCTTTGTTGTTACAAATTAAAGAAGGAAGTAAAGGATTACTACTTGCGAGTTAG